One window from the genome of Alkalihalobacillus sp. LMS6 encodes:
- the thiD gene encoding bifunctional hydroxymethylpyrimidine kinase/phosphomethylpyrimidine kinase, whose product MESIRRALTIAGTDPTGGAGIQADIKTFQELEVYGMSVLTSIVAQNTTGVRGIHHLPIEMIELQLDAVLDDIYPHAIKTGMIAQKDMMALLSHKLDKLTNVPYICDPVMMAKNGDALLEKDVRSFLRDTLVPLATIATPNIAEAEDLIEMKIESVDDMKKAAKRIVHELGATYTVVKGGSLQGDAIDVFYSADDGYHTLDAPRTDTNHTHGTGCTFSAAISAELAKGVPVFAAVQKAKHYTSAAIAHSLNIGHGYGPTNHWAHRLHSNSTPL is encoded by the coding sequence ATGGAATCAATTCGTCGTGCACTCACAATAGCTGGTACAGACCCAACAGGTGGAGCGGGAATCCAAGCTGATATTAAAACGTTTCAAGAACTAGAGGTTTATGGCATGTCCGTCTTAACATCCATCGTGGCACAAAACACAACGGGTGTCAGAGGCATTCATCACCTTCCAATTGAAATGATTGAATTGCAGTTAGATGCAGTGCTGGACGACATTTATCCTCATGCCATTAAAACAGGCATGATTGCACAAAAAGACATGATGGCTCTTTTAAGTCATAAACTCGATAAACTTACGAACGTTCCATACATTTGTGATCCAGTCATGATGGCTAAGAATGGCGATGCCCTACTTGAAAAAGATGTACGATCGTTTTTGCGAGATACACTCGTTCCTCTAGCCACTATCGCTACACCAAATATTGCGGAAGCAGAAGACTTAATTGAAATGAAAATCGAATCCGTTGATGATATGAAAAAAGCAGCTAAACGAATTGTTCATGAACTTGGCGCGACGTACACAGTTGTCAAAGGTGGCAGCCTCCAAGGAGATGCTATAGACGTATTCTATAGTGCAGATGATGGCTATCATACTCTTGACGCACCACGAACGGATACAAACCATACACACGGTACAGGATGTACGTTTTCTGCCGCGATTAGCGCAGAATTAGCAAAAGGTGTTCCTGTTTTTGCTGCTGTGCAAAAAGCAAAGCACTATACATCGGCTGCCATCGCACATTCATTAAATATCGGACATGGGTATGGGCCAACAAATCACTGGGCACATCGCCTTCACTCCAATTCAACCCCCCTTTAA
- a CDS encoding HU family DNA-binding protein, with protein MNKTDLINAVSEQAEISKKDASKAVDAVFEGITDSLVNGGKVQLVGFGSFEVRERSARKGRNPQTGEEIEIPATKNPAFKPGKQLKDAVNS; from the coding sequence ATGAACAAAACAGATCTGATTAATGCAGTTTCCGAGCAAGCAGAAATCTCTAAAAAGGACGCGTCAAAAGCAGTTGACGCTGTATTTGAAGGTATTACTGATTCTCTAGTAAACGGAGGGAAAGTTCAACTTGTTGGATTTGGTAGCTTCGAAGTTAGAGAGCGTTCAGCAAGAAAAGGACGCAACCCGCAAACAGGAGAAGAAATCGAAATTCCAGCAACTAAAAACCCTGCGTTCAAGCCTGGTAAGCAATTAAAAGACGCAGTCAACTCATAA
- the pssA gene encoding CDP-diacylglycerol--serine O-phosphatidyltransferase codes for MYVFLLNQLVSTRKKIKGQIANGLTLINLGLGITAIMFILQGSIWYGFLFIALAALFDRFDGMVARRLKIESELGKQLDSLSDLVSFGVAPALLVQQATLMPLSFVGGLAVVLFILCGALRLARFNITDSPNEFIGLPITGAGCILAFSTLFNDQLPETFFVIFMICLSGLMISNIRVKKV; via the coding sequence ATGTACGTGTTCTTATTAAATCAATTAGTCTCGACTCGAAAAAAAATTAAAGGTCAAATTGCGAATGGATTAACGCTTATTAATTTAGGCCTTGGGATAACCGCAATTATGTTTATTTTACAAGGAAGTATTTGGTACGGATTTTTATTTATCGCTCTTGCAGCTTTATTTGATCGCTTTGATGGAATGGTAGCTAGGCGATTAAAAATTGAGTCAGAACTCGGAAAGCAACTTGATTCCTTAAGTGACCTCGTATCATTTGGTGTGGCCCCTGCTCTACTAGTCCAACAAGCCACATTAATGCCGTTAAGTTTTGTAGGCGGACTTGCCGTTGTTCTCTTTATTTTATGTGGTGCTTTAAGACTTGCACGCTTTAACATTACAGATTCTCCTAATGAATTTATTGGATTACCAATTACAGGCGCAGGGTGTATCTTGGCCTTTTCAACACTTTTTAATGATCAATTACCCGAAACATTTTTTGTTATTTTTATGATTTGTTTATCTGGTTTAATGATTAGCAACATTAGGGTAAAGAAAGTGTAA
- a CDS encoding phosphatidylserine decarboxylase, with product MKRKFFQMSIELTNRQWSSKLLKQFTKSKLSKPFIPMFIKTYKINHEEALLPYKEHGSLHSFFTRQIEMKNRPINQEEKSVVSPVDGRCEETGEIKQDATFIVKGQHYRLEDMLQSKDQAEKFEGGTYVILYLSPSDYHRIHSPLNCRLSASKTLGSRSYPVNEPGLKYGRKPLSHNYRIVNDLYQGTIQCAMIEVGAMNINSIVRTKAGSLWEKGEEVGYFSFGSTVILLFEKDVFSLALHDKNVKVGEKIGTLQAKSSQPLVKTNVR from the coding sequence ATGAAAAGGAAATTTTTTCAAATGAGTATAGAACTAACGAATCGTCAATGGAGCTCAAAACTGTTAAAACAATTTACGAAATCAAAGCTTAGTAAGCCGTTTATTCCAATGTTTATTAAAACTTATAAGATTAATCATGAAGAAGCATTGTTGCCATATAAAGAGCATGGAAGTTTACATTCGTTTTTTACGAGACAAATTGAAATGAAAAATCGACCTATTAATCAAGAAGAAAAGAGTGTTGTTTCACCAGTTGATGGAAGATGTGAAGAGACAGGAGAAATTAAACAAGATGCCACATTTATTGTGAAGGGGCAACACTATCGCTTAGAAGATATGCTGCAGTCTAAAGATCAAGCGGAGAAATTTGAGGGCGGTACGTATGTCATTCTCTACCTAAGCCCAAGTGACTATCATCGAATTCACAGTCCTTTGAATTGTCGCCTGTCTGCATCTAAAACGTTAGGAAGCCGCTCCTACCCGGTGAATGAGCCTGGATTGAAGTATGGAAGAAAACCTCTTTCGCACAATTATCGAATTGTCAACGACTTGTATCAAGGTACCATTCAATGTGCGATGATTGAAGTAGGCGCAATGAACATTAACTCGATTGTTCGAACAAAAGCAGGGAGTTTATGGGAGAAGGGTGAAGAAGTCGGTTATTTTTCGTTTGGTTCTACGGTTATTTTATTGTTTGAGAAAGATGTATTTTCACTAGCGTTGCATGATAAAAATGTAAAAGTAGGCGAAAAGATTGGTACTTTGCAAGCAAAAAGTAGCCAACCTCTCGTAAAAACAAATGTTCGTTAA
- the mnhG gene encoding monovalent cation/H(+) antiporter subunit G, which translates to MTATEWIIIILLSVGTFFSLSAGIGLIRFPDVYSRLHATGKNATASVILIMTSTFVYFLYEHNLFIGKLLLTILFVFLTTPVAALLISRSAYRIGIPMSKKSVRDEMKPYYDNEKASPAKNE; encoded by the coding sequence TTGACCGCGACTGAATGGATCATCATCATTTTGTTATCTGTAGGAACGTTTTTTAGTCTCTCTGCGGGTATAGGTCTCATTCGCTTTCCGGATGTCTATTCTCGCCTTCATGCAACTGGAAAAAATGCAACAGCTAGCGTTATTTTAATCATGACGTCAACATTTGTTTATTTTCTGTATGAACATAATCTGTTTATCGGCAAATTACTCCTCACGATTTTATTCGTCTTTTTAACGACTCCTGTTGCGGCACTACTGATTTCTAGATCCGCTTACCGAATAGGAATCCCCATGTCGAAAAAGTCGGTGAGAGACGAAATGAAGCCCTATTATGATAATGAGAAAGCATCACCTGCAAAAAATGAATAG
- a CDS encoding Na(+)/H(+) antiporter subunit F1: MFETILSWLLLIKCGAALLCIIRVFIGPTHSDRIAALDTLGLMLIGFVGILMILQDTMAYTEVVLVVAILAFIGSVALAKFLERGNLFDRD; the protein is encoded by the coding sequence ATGTTTGAAACAATCCTCTCCTGGCTCTTATTAATAAAATGTGGAGCAGCTTTATTGTGCATCATCCGTGTTTTTATTGGGCCAACACATTCAGATCGAATCGCCGCTCTTGATACACTAGGTTTAATGTTAATTGGCTTTGTTGGGATTTTAATGATTCTTCAAGATACAATGGCTTATACAGAAGTTGTGCTTGTCGTTGCAATCCTTGCATTTATTGGCTCTGTTGCGCTTGCCAAGTTTCTAGAAAGGGGGAATTTATTTGACCGCGACTGA
- a CDS encoding Na+/H+ antiporter subunit E, which yields MAFQLLINVVLAIVWMLFQNSFTIVDFVVGYTIGFFVVLVLIRFKGYEFYFARVWSLIKLMLIFMKELAIANVSVMKTALSPKMDVAPGIVAVPTRLETETEKTMFAVMMTLTPGTLSIEFSLDSNVIFVHALDARNRDEIIHSVQNTFERGILEVTRR from the coding sequence ATGGCTTTTCAATTACTAATTAACGTCGTTCTTGCCATTGTTTGGATGCTGTTTCAGAATAGCTTCACCATCGTCGATTTTGTCGTAGGGTATACGATTGGTTTTTTCGTTGTTCTTGTACTGATTCGGTTTAAAGGATACGAATTTTACTTTGCTCGCGTATGGTCACTTATTAAATTAATGTTGATCTTCATGAAAGAGCTAGCCATCGCAAATGTGAGTGTAATGAAAACGGCATTAAGTCCGAAAATGGACGTTGCACCGGGAATCGTCGCGGTCCCTACTCGACTGGAAACAGAAACAGAAAAAACGATGTTCGCTGTCATGATGACATTGACACCAGGAACACTATCGATTGAATTCTCACTAGATTCCAATGTTATTTTTGTTCATGCACTAGATGCGCGTAATAGAGACGAAATCATCCATTCCGTTCAGAATACATTTGAACGTGGAATACTGGAGGTGACACGGAGATAA
- a CDS encoding Na+/H+ antiporter subunit D: MNNIVMLPIIVPFIMGTLLILLAKKHLLQRVISSITAISLVGISLYIAWLVYTDGPLSIGLGGWEAPFGIAIVADNLAAFMVVLTSIVGATCLFFAFTTIDKRRERYFFYPLFFFLLTGVNGAFLTGDLFNLFVFFEVMLLASYALMVTGSTKFQLRETFKYAVINAFSSMLFLVAIAYVYGVLGTVNFAHMAERVAEVEQTGALQVIAVLLFLVFATKGALFPLYFWLPHSYVGPPTAVTALFGGLLTKVGVYCIIRMYTLVFTFDVGFTHQTIMLVLGGLTMLLGVLGAVAQFDYKRILSFHIISQIGYMIMGIGLNTALALAGAVYFLAHNMIVKTGLILMSGATQKVTGTTDLKKMGGLLKTHPTLAWSFLILGLSIAGIPPLSGFFGKFPLIVAAAEESSYFLVFLSLFVGMLTLFSMIKIFMNVYWGAPQHTKEQANTSIAPTLLAISPLVLLTIILGIFAEPFFAYTEIIANELLDPAVYIESVLKE, encoded by the coding sequence ATGAATAATATTGTGATGCTGCCGATTATTGTCCCTTTTATAATGGGAACGTTGTTAATTTTATTAGCGAAGAAACACCTTCTTCAACGAGTGATTAGCTCGATTACAGCTATTTCGCTCGTTGGGATATCTTTGTACATTGCTTGGCTTGTTTATACAGATGGTCCCCTTTCCATTGGATTAGGTGGCTGGGAGGCTCCATTTGGAATCGCCATTGTTGCGGACAATTTAGCAGCCTTCATGGTCGTATTAACAAGTATTGTAGGCGCAACCTGCTTATTCTTTGCCTTTACAACGATTGATAAGAGAAGAGAACGCTATTTCTTTTATCCGTTATTCTTTTTCTTACTAACTGGTGTAAATGGCGCGTTCTTAACTGGAGACTTATTTAACCTATTTGTCTTCTTTGAAGTCATGCTACTCGCTTCTTATGCTTTAATGGTAACAGGGAGCACGAAGTTTCAACTTAGAGAAACGTTTAAATATGCCGTTATTAACGCATTTTCATCTATGCTGTTTCTTGTCGCAATTGCTTATGTTTATGGCGTACTGGGAACGGTAAACTTCGCACACATGGCAGAGCGTGTAGCGGAAGTGGAACAAACTGGCGCACTTCAAGTGATCGCCGTTCTTCTTTTCTTAGTTTTTGCTACAAAAGGAGCCCTATTCCCGCTTTACTTCTGGTTGCCACATTCTTATGTCGGCCCTCCAACAGCCGTTACAGCTTTATTTGGTGGACTGCTTACAAAAGTAGGCGTGTACTGTATTATCCGGATGTATACACTTGTCTTTACATTCGATGTTGGCTTCACCCACCAAACGATTATGTTAGTCCTTGGTGGTTTAACGATGTTGCTCGGCGTATTAGGCGCCGTCGCACAATTTGATTACAAACGAATTTTATCGTTTCATATCATTAGTCAGATTGGCTATATGATTATGGGAATTGGCTTAAATACGGCCCTCGCACTCGCAGGAGCTGTTTACTTCCTGGCCCATAACATGATTGTTAAAACCGGCCTAATCTTAATGTCAGGAGCGACTCAAAAGGTTACAGGAACAACGGATCTTAAGAAGATGGGTGGCTTATTGAAAACACACCCTACCCTTGCGTGGTCGTTTTTAATACTTGGTTTATCCATCGCTGGAATTCCTCCGCTTAGTGGCTTTTTCGGTAAATTCCCGTTAATTGTAGCTGCTGCAGAAGAATCAAGTTATTTCTTAGTCTTTCTTTCACTATTTGTTGGGATGCTGACGCTGTTTTCCATGATTAAGATTTTCATGAATGTCTACTGGGGTGCACCACAGCATACGAAAGAACAAGCGAATACATCGATCGCACCAACATTATTAGCCATTTCACCACTTGTTCTTTTAACGATTATTCTAGGTATTTTTGCAGAACCATTTTTTGCATATACAGAAATAATTGCGAATGAACTTCTTGATCCAGCAGTATATATCGAATCGGTTCTGAAGGAGTAG
- a CDS encoding Na(+)/H(+) antiporter subunit C has translation MELLMFIAIGVLFAVGTYFILCRSLLKVIIGIMLISHGAHMLLLTMAGLRQGVPPLVDISGSEATDPLPQAMILTAIVISFGITAFLVVLAYRTYKVNKTEDLDKLRGSEDE, from the coding sequence ATGGAACTTTTAATGTTTATTGCCATCGGCGTTCTTTTTGCAGTTGGAACCTACTTTATCCTTTGCAGAAGTTTACTAAAGGTTATTATCGGCATCATGCTTATTTCACATGGCGCTCATATGCTCCTCTTAACAATGGCTGGTTTAAGACAAGGTGTACCACCACTTGTCGATATTTCAGGTAGTGAGGCAACAGATCCTTTGCCACAGGCCATGATTCTGACGGCGATTGTTATTAGTTTTGGTATTACAGCATTTCTTGTTGTTCTTGCCTATCGAACCTATAAAGTCAACAAAACGGAAGATCTTGATAAGTTGAGGGGTTCTGAAGATGAATAA
- a CDS encoding MnhB domain-containing protein has translation MKYSKSHDVMQRILITITIYFLVAFSFYLFFAGHNNPGGGFIGGLMTASAFILIYVIFDRRVANRIIRFSYPGILATGLFVSLFVGLIGPVFGDAMFTQYFDYFDLPFFGEVELTTAVPFDFGIYLVVVGMAMAATVTIAEDE, from the coding sequence GTGAAGTATTCAAAATCCCATGACGTCATGCAACGGATTTTAATTACCATTACCATTTATTTTCTCGTTGCGTTTTCCTTCTATTTGTTTTTTGCTGGACATAACAACCCTGGTGGCGGTTTTATTGGGGGACTAATGACAGCAAGTGCGTTTATTTTAATTTATGTCATTTTTGACAGACGGGTAGCAAACCGAATCATCCGCTTTTCATACCCTGGAATTTTGGCAACAGGCTTGTTCGTTTCCCTTTTTGTTGGTTTAATTGGTCCGGTGTTTGGCGATGCAATGTTCACTCAATACTTTGATTACTTTGACCTCCCCTTCTTTGGGGAAGTTGAGTTAACAACCGCGGTCCCGTTTGATTTTGGCATCTACCTCGTCGTTGTAGGTATGGCAATGGCGGCAACAGTAACAATTGCGGAGGATGAATAA
- a CDS encoding Na+/H+ antiporter subunit A produces MSSLHLAILLPFIAAIVIPLIYPLTKRLHTGWITMLIPAALFAYFVSRLQDTANGGSVLEEMAWVPSLDINFDAYLDGLGLLFALLITGIGVLVVLYSIFYLDKTKEQLANFYVYLLMFMGAMLGIVLSDNLMVLYIFWEITSLSSALLISYWFTNKGSIFGARKSMLITVFGGFAMMAGFILLYMETGTFSIQALIDQRDIIMASPYFIPAMILVLLGAFTKSAQFPFHFWLPDAMEAPTPVSAYLHSATMVKAGIYLVARMTPIFAGAPEWFWIIVITGLVTLTWGSISAVRQKDLKGILAFSTISQLGLLMILLGLGSASFTGDTIDENLVYSAAIFTAVLHLFNHATFKGSLFMAVGIIDHESGTRNIEKLGGLMTIMPVTFTISLVGLASMAGIPPFNGFISKEMFFTELLQITSMNFSGVETWGFVILVVAWIASIFTFLYCAILFFKTFFGKFEKANFSKDVHEAPLGMLISPVLLGGLVIVLGLFPNLLIPTVIEPAVASILPHLPADQLALDLSLWHGVNTELLMSLGVIGFGATLYMTYPKWKKLSVMQQDRDPFNSVYDKTLSGLSTGSEWITNVQMTGRLKDYFTYMLLFIVSILTYSFVRSDSFTLSFTPTEEAPVFVYGIIFLLVISTLSLFFIKERVKLIITVGVVGFLMALLFAVFSAQDLAMTQLLIETVTVVLLLLAFRHLPEVTQETGSRVRKSLHVVLSVGVGLLVFLIGTASFALRNDANFTPIAEYFIENSYDKAGGENMVNVILVDFRGLDTILEVLVLAIVALAILMMVKLRFKGGEDV; encoded by the coding sequence ATGTCAAGCCTACATCTTGCTATCCTGCTGCCATTTATTGCAGCAATTGTCATCCCATTGATTTATCCACTTACCAAACGTCTACATACCGGTTGGATTACGATGCTTATTCCAGCAGCTTTGTTTGCGTACTTTGTGTCAAGACTTCAAGACACGGCTAACGGTGGGTCAGTCTTAGAGGAAATGGCTTGGGTTCCATCTTTAGACATTAACTTCGATGCATATCTTGATGGGCTGGGCCTGCTGTTTGCCTTGTTAATAACAGGTATTGGTGTTTTGGTTGTCCTTTATTCCATTTTCTACCTTGATAAAACAAAAGAACAGCTTGCTAATTTTTACGTGTATCTTCTCATGTTTATGGGGGCCATGCTTGGTATTGTCTTATCGGACAATCTAATGGTGCTTTATATTTTTTGGGAAATTACGAGTCTTTCTTCAGCGTTACTAATTAGTTATTGGTTTACAAACAAAGGTTCGATTTTTGGTGCTAGAAAGTCTATGCTGATTACCGTATTTGGTGGCTTTGCGATGATGGCCGGCTTTATTCTTCTTTATATGGAGACAGGTACATTTAGTATTCAAGCATTAATTGATCAACGCGATATTATTATGGCAAGTCCATACTTCATCCCCGCTATGATCTTAGTCTTACTAGGTGCATTCACAAAATCAGCACAATTCCCATTTCACTTTTGGTTACCAGATGCAATGGAAGCCCCTACTCCTGTTAGTGCATATCTCCACTCTGCCACAATGGTTAAAGCAGGAATTTACTTAGTTGCACGGATGACACCTATATTTGCAGGTGCACCTGAGTGGTTTTGGATAATTGTCATAACTGGACTGGTGACGTTAACCTGGGGTTCGATCTCCGCGGTTCGACAAAAAGATTTAAAAGGCATTCTTGCGTTTTCAACGATTAGCCAATTAGGACTTCTCATGATTTTATTAGGACTTGGGTCCGCATCTTTTACAGGAGATACAATTGATGAAAACCTCGTGTACTCTGCTGCAATTTTCACCGCAGTTCTTCACTTATTTAATCACGCAACCTTTAAAGGTAGCTTGTTTATGGCTGTTGGGATCATTGACCATGAATCAGGTACGAGAAACATCGAGAAACTTGGTGGTCTAATGACTATCATGCCTGTAACGTTTACGATCTCGCTAGTGGGGCTAGCCTCAATGGCAGGAATTCCACCGTTTAATGGCTTTATTAGTAAAGAGATGTTTTTCACTGAGCTTCTACAAATAACGTCGATGAATTTTTCTGGTGTTGAAACGTGGGGATTTGTCATCTTAGTAGTTGCTTGGATTGCAAGTATCTTTACATTTTTATACTGCGCCATTTTATTCTTTAAAACGTTCTTTGGTAAATTTGAGAAAGCAAACTTTTCAAAAGACGTACACGAAGCACCTCTTGGCATGCTTATTAGCCCTGTTCTATTAGGTGGCCTTGTGATCGTTCTAGGATTATTTCCAAATTTATTAATTCCTACAGTGATTGAGCCAGCCGTTGCCAGCATTTTGCCACATTTGCCAGCTGATCAGCTAGCTTTAGACTTAAGTCTATGGCATGGAGTGAATACTGAATTGCTTATGTCACTCGGAGTTATTGGGTTTGGTGCAACGCTTTATATGACCTACCCGAAATGGAAGAAACTTTCGGTTATGCAACAGGATCGTGATCCGTTTAACAGCGTTTATGACAAAACACTTTCCGGTCTTTCAACTGGATCCGAATGGATAACGAATGTGCAAATGACAGGACGGCTAAAAGATTATTTCACTTACATGCTCCTGTTTATTGTCTCCATTCTCACTTATAGCTTTGTTCGGTCAGATAGTTTCACCTTATCCTTTACACCAACTGAAGAAGCCCCTGTATTCGTATACGGAATTATCTTCTTACTTGTTATCAGTACGCTTTCTCTTTTCTTTATAAAAGAACGAGTGAAACTAATTATTACCGTTGGTGTTGTTGGTTTTTTAATGGCCCTACTCTTTGCGGTATTTAGTGCACAAGATTTGGCTATGACACAGCTACTCATCGAAACCGTGACCGTTGTTTTATTGCTTCTAGCATTCAGACATTTACCAGAAGTCACGCAAGAAACTGGCTCAAGGGTTCGAAAATCATTACATGTGGTGCTTTCAGTTGGGGTTGGCTTACTCGTTTTCTTAATTGGTACAGCATCTTTTGCATTACGAAACGATGCGAATTTCACACCAATAGCTGAATACTTTATCGAGAATTCTTACGATAAAGCAGGCGGAGAAAACATGGTTAACGTTATCCTCGTTGACTTCCGTGGACTTGATACCATTTTAGAAGTACTCGTCCTTGCCATCGTAGCCCTAGCGATTCTTATGATGGTGAAATTACGATTTAAAGGAGGCGAAGACGTGTGA
- a CDS encoding sporulation histidine kinase inhibitor Sda: MENLSDELLIETYRKALELKLNQDFIDLIYKELYKRSLHDRVKLTS, encoded by the coding sequence ATGGAAAACTTGTCAGACGAATTGCTGATTGAAACCTATCGAAAAGCATTGGAACTGAAATTAAATCAAGATTTTATTGACTTGATTTATAAAGAGTTGTACAAGCGTTCATTGCACGATCGAGTCAAGTTAACATCTTAA
- a CDS encoding YqeG family HAD IIIA-type phosphatase, which translates to MLNRLTPDQYVKSIYEIDFSLLKDKGIKAVITDLDNTLVEWNRAEATPEVQEWFKRLDEFGLKVTIVSNNNERRVRAFCDPEKRVFIHSAKKPRRKAFRQACERMEVKTEETVVIGDQIFTDVLGGNRAGIHTILVVPVTQTDDWMTKANRKMERYVLRNMKKRGLIEWEDNKSNE; encoded by the coding sequence GTGCTTAATCGCCTAACGCCAGATCAATACGTGAAAAGTATTTATGAAATAGATTTCTCACTTTTAAAAGATAAAGGAATAAAAGCCGTCATTACAGACTTAGATAATACGTTAGTAGAATGGAACCGCGCTGAAGCGACACCTGAAGTACAAGAGTGGTTTAAACGGTTAGATGAATTCGGGTTGAAGGTGACCATTGTCTCTAATAATAATGAGAGAAGAGTTCGGGCGTTTTGTGATCCTGAAAAACGTGTGTTTATTCATAGTGCGAAAAAGCCTAGACGAAAAGCTTTTAGACAGGCTTGTGAGCGAATGGAAGTGAAAACGGAAGAAACTGTTGTGATAGGCGATCAAATTTTCACAGATGTTCTTGGTGGAAATCGTGCTGGTATTCATACAATTCTAGTAGTACCTGTCACACAGACAGACGATTGGATGACAAAAGCAAATCGAAAAATGGAACGCTATGTCCTAAGAAATATGAAAAAAAGAGGGCTTATTGAGTGGGAGGATAACAAAAGCAATGAGTAA